In Streptomyces sp. NBC_00414, a single window of DNA contains:
- a CDS encoding UDP-N-acetylmuramate dehydrogenase translates to MQELHDTPLAPLTTFRLGGPAARLITATTDDEVIAAVREADDSGTPLLLIGGGSNLVIGDKGFPGTALRIATRGFELDGTKLELAAGEVWTDAVARTVEARLAGIECLAGIPGSAGATPIQNVGAYGQEVSSTITEVVAYDRKSRETVTIPNSECAFSYRHSRFKGDPERFVVLRVRFELEDAAGLSAPLKYAETARMLGVGPGDRVPVDEARETVLKLRAGKGMVLDPEDHDTWSAGSFFTNPILTREEFAAFHARVAERLGEGVLPPAYPADDEHTKTSAAWLIDKSGFTKGYGTGPARISTKHTLALTNRGEATTEDLLALAREVVAGVHDAFGITLVNEPVTVGVSL, encoded by the coding sequence GTGCAGGAACTCCACGACACACCCCTCGCCCCGCTGACCACCTTCCGGCTCGGCGGCCCCGCCGCCCGGCTGATCACCGCGACCACCGACGACGAGGTGATCGCCGCCGTCCGCGAGGCCGACGACTCAGGTACGCCGCTGCTGCTGATCGGCGGCGGATCCAACCTGGTCATCGGCGACAAGGGCTTCCCGGGCACCGCCCTGCGCATCGCCACGCGCGGCTTCGAACTCGACGGTACGAAGCTGGAGCTGGCCGCGGGAGAGGTGTGGACCGACGCGGTCGCCCGTACCGTCGAGGCCCGCCTCGCGGGCATCGAGTGCCTCGCCGGAATCCCGGGCTCCGCCGGTGCGACGCCGATCCAGAACGTGGGGGCGTACGGCCAGGAAGTGTCGTCGACGATCACCGAAGTGGTCGCCTACGACAGGAAGAGCCGCGAGACGGTCACCATTCCGAACTCCGAGTGCGCCTTCTCGTACCGGCACAGTCGTTTCAAGGGTGATCCGGAGCGGTTCGTCGTGCTGCGTGTGCGCTTCGAACTGGAGGACGCCGCCGGGCTGTCCGCGCCGCTGAAGTACGCCGAGACGGCCCGCATGCTCGGTGTCGGCCCCGGCGACAGGGTGCCCGTGGACGAGGCCCGCGAGACCGTCCTGAAGCTGCGCGCCGGGAAGGGCATGGTGCTCGATCCCGAGGACCACGACACCTGGTCGGCCGGCTCGTTCTTCACCAATCCGATCCTCACGCGCGAGGAGTTCGCCGCGTTCCACGCGCGCGTGGCGGAGCGCCTGGGCGAGGGTGTGCTCCCGCCCGCCTACCCCGCGGACGACGAGCACACCAAGACCTCCGCGGCCTGGCTGATCGACAAGTCGGGCTTCACCAAGGGGTACGGCACCGGTCCCGCCCGTATCTCCACCAAGCACACCCTGGCCCTCACCAACCGGGGCGAGGCCACCACGGAGGACCTGCTCGCGCTCGCCCGCGAGGTCGTCGCAGGAGTCCACGACGCCTTCGGCATCACCCTCGTCAACGAACCGGTGACGGTGGGCGTCAGCCTCTGA
- a CDS encoding DHA2 family efflux MFS transporter permease subunit codes for MPQPTERRGGAVWALVITSVAGFMAALDNLVVTTALPSIRKDFGGALDDLEWTVSAYTLTFAVLLMFGAALGDRFGRRRLFLVGITVFTGASAAAAMAPGIDSLIAARAVQGVGAAIMMPLTLTLLTAAVPAAKRGMAYGIWGAVNGLAVASGPLIGGSLTEHLSWQWIFWLNVPLGLALLPLARLRLSESFGAGAPLDIRGTLLASGGLFGIVYGLVRAPVVGWTDGVVLLALFAGTALLVGFVFHGMRAKNPMLPMRLFRSRAFAGINAASLLMFLGMFGSIFLLSQYMQGVLGYSPTEAGLRMLPWTGMPMLVAPIAGYMSDRIGGRPVVAAGLFLQAVGLGWFAFVVQADTSYAAQLPALIISGIGMSLFFAPASSLVMSSVRPQEQGIASGANNALREVGGALGIAVMASIFSSQGGYESGQTFVDGIRPALWVGSAAVAVAGLAALYIPRRLCGAGPAESAEAPAPVLETAAH; via the coding sequence ATGCCACAGCCGACCGAACGCCGCGGGGGAGCCGTCTGGGCCCTCGTCATCACCAGCGTCGCCGGATTCATGGCGGCCCTCGACAACCTCGTCGTCACCACCGCTCTGCCCTCGATCCGTAAGGACTTCGGAGGAGCGCTCGACGACCTGGAATGGACCGTGAGCGCGTACACGCTCACCTTCGCCGTGCTGCTGATGTTCGGCGCGGCTCTGGGCGACCGGTTCGGCCGCCGCCGGCTCTTCCTCGTCGGCATCACCGTCTTCACCGGAGCCTCCGCCGCGGCGGCCATGGCGCCCGGCATCGACTCGCTGATCGCCGCCCGCGCCGTCCAGGGCGTCGGCGCGGCCATCATGATGCCGCTGACGCTGACCCTGCTGACAGCCGCCGTCCCGGCCGCCAAGCGCGGGATGGCGTACGGGATATGGGGAGCCGTCAACGGTCTCGCGGTCGCCTCGGGGCCGCTCATCGGAGGCAGTCTCACGGAGCACCTGTCCTGGCAGTGGATCTTCTGGCTGAACGTTCCGCTGGGTCTTGCCCTGCTGCCGCTCGCCCGGCTGCGCCTCTCGGAGTCGTTCGGCGCCGGTGCCCCGCTCGACATCCGCGGCACCCTGCTCGCCAGCGGCGGCCTCTTCGGAATCGTGTACGGGCTGGTCCGCGCGCCCGTCGTCGGCTGGACCGACGGTGTCGTCCTGCTCGCCCTGTTCGCAGGTACGGCTCTGCTCGTCGGCTTCGTGTTCCACGGGATGCGTGCCAAGAACCCGATGCTGCCGATGCGGCTCTTCCGCAGCCGCGCCTTCGCCGGGATCAACGCGGCGAGCCTGCTGATGTTCCTCGGGATGTTCGGCTCGATCTTCCTGCTCAGTCAGTACATGCAGGGCGTGCTCGGCTACTCGCCCACCGAGGCCGGCCTGCGCATGCTGCCCTGGACCGGCATGCCGATGCTCGTCGCGCCGATCGCGGGCTACATGTCCGACCGGATCGGCGGCCGTCCCGTCGTCGCCGCGGGCCTGTTCCTGCAGGCCGTCGGGCTCGGATGGTTCGCCTTCGTGGTCCAGGCCGACACGTCGTACGCCGCGCAGCTGCCCGCCCTGATCATCAGCGGAATCGGGATGTCCCTCTTCTTCGCTCCCGCCTCCAGCCTGGTCATGTCCAGCGTCCGGCCGCAGGAGCAGGGGATCGCGTCCGGCGCCAACAACGCGCTGCGCGAGGTCGGCGGGGCGCTCGGTATCGCGGTGATGGCCTCGATCTTCTCCTCCCAGGGCGGCTACGAGAGCGGGCAGACCTTCGTGGACGGCATCAGGCCGGCTCTGTGGGTCGGCTCGGCGGCGGTCGCCGTGGCGGGGCTGGCGGCGCTGTACATCCCGAGGCGGCTGTGTGGAGCCGGGCCGGCGGAGAGTGCGGAGGCGCCGGCGCCCGTGCTGGAGACAGCGGCGCACTGA
- a CDS encoding MaoC family dehydratase: MTAKIAYNDVEVGTELPAQSFEVTRATLVQYAGASGDFNPIHWNEKFAKEVGLPDVIAHGMFTMAEAIRVVTDWTGDPGAVVEYGVRFTKPVVVPNDDKGATIEVSGKVAVKLDDNTVRVDLVAMSAGQKVLGMSRAVVRLA; this comes from the coding sequence ATGACCGCGAAGATCGCGTACAACGACGTCGAGGTCGGCACCGAGCTGCCGGCCCAGTCGTTCGAAGTGACCCGCGCCACGCTCGTGCAGTACGCGGGTGCCTCGGGGGACTTCAATCCGATCCACTGGAACGAGAAGTTCGCCAAGGAGGTCGGCCTCCCGGACGTCATCGCGCACGGCATGTTCACCATGGCCGAGGCGATCCGGGTCGTCACCGACTGGACCGGCGACCCGGGTGCGGTCGTCGAGTACGGCGTCCGCTTCACCAAGCCCGTCGTCGTCCCGAACGACGACAAGGGCGCCACGATCGAGGTCAGCGGCAAGGTCGCCGTCAAGCTCGACGACAACACCGTCCGCGTCGACCTCGTCGCGATGAGCGCGGGCCAGAAGGTGCTGGGCATGTCCCGGGCGGTCGTACGGCTCGCCTGA
- a CDS encoding adenosine deaminase, giving the protein MEHVRKVSELPKAHLHLHFTGSMRHTTLLELADKHGIHLPDALTSGEPPKLRATDERGWFRFQRLYDAARSCIREPEDIQRLVREAAEEDLKDGSGWLEIQVDPTSYAPRLGGLIPALEIILDAVDTAARETGLGMRVLVAANRMKHPLDARTLARLAVRYADRGIVGFGLSNDERRGMARDFDRAFAIAREGGLLAAPHGGELTGPASVRDCLDDLHASRIGHGVRAAEDPRLLKRLADRGITCEVCPASNVALGVYEKPEDVPLRKLFEAGVPMALGADDPLLFGSRLAAQYDIARRHHDFTDAELAELARQSVRASAAPHDIKEKLLSGVDDWLNAPVA; this is encoded by the coding sequence ATGGAGCACGTACGTAAGGTCTCTGAGCTGCCCAAGGCTCATCTGCACCTGCATTTCACCGGTTCGATGCGGCACACCACCCTGCTGGAACTGGCCGACAAGCACGGGATCCATCTCCCCGACGCGCTGACGAGCGGCGAGCCGCCCAAGCTGCGGGCGACGGACGAGCGCGGCTGGTTCCGCTTCCAGCGTCTCTACGACGCGGCGCGATCGTGCATCAGAGAGCCCGAGGACATCCAGCGGCTCGTGCGCGAGGCCGCCGAGGAGGATCTCAAGGACGGCTCGGGGTGGCTGGAGATCCAGGTCGACCCCACGTCGTACGCGCCGCGCCTGGGCGGTCTCATCCCCGCCCTGGAGATCATTCTGGACGCGGTCGACACGGCCGCGCGCGAGACCGGGCTCGGCATGCGGGTCCTGGTCGCCGCGAACCGCATGAAGCACCCCCTGGACGCCCGCACGCTGGCCCGCCTGGCCGTGCGGTACGCGGACCGCGGCATCGTCGGGTTCGGGCTCTCCAACGACGAGCGGCGGGGCATGGCGCGGGACTTCGACCGGGCCTTCGCGATCGCCCGGGAGGGCGGGCTGCTGGCTGCGCCGCACGGCGGCGAGCTGACGGGCCCCGCGTCCGTACGCGACTGCCTGGACGACCTGCACGCCTCGCGGATCGGACACGGGGTGCGGGCCGCCGAGGACCCGCGGCTGCTGAAGCGGCTCGCGGACCGCGGCATCACCTGTGAGGTCTGCCCGGCCTCGAACGTCGCCCTGGGGGTCTACGAGAAGCCGGAGGACGTCCCCCTGCGCAAGCTGTTCGAGGCGGGCGTGCCCATGGCGCTCGGCGCGGACGACCCGCTGCTGTTCGGCTCGCGGCTCGCCGCCCAGTACGACATCGCGCGCCGCCACCACGACTTCACGGACGCCGAACTGGCCGAGCTGGCCCGGCAGTCGGTACGCGCCTCGGCGGCCCCGCACGACATCAAGGAGAAGCTGCTGTCCGGCGTCGACGACTGGCTGAACGCCCCGGTCGCCTGA
- the rpmG gene encoding 50S ribosomal protein L33, with translation MAATDVRPKITLACVECKERNYITKKNRRNNPDRMEMKKHCPRCNSHTAHRETR, from the coding sequence GTGGCTGCCACCGACGTCCGCCCGAAGATCACGCTGGCCTGCGTGGAGTGCAAGGAGCGGAACTACATCACCAAGAAGAACCGGCGTAACAACCCGGATCGCATGGAGATGAAGAAGCACTGCCCGCGTTGCAACTCGCACACTGCGCACCGCGAAACGCGATAA
- a CDS encoding amidohydrolase family protein, whose amino-acid sequence MPDSQPQPHHSSSSSSGSSGSSGRTDGSDLLLCGARLTDGRIVDVRLADGRIEAVGTAGSLTAHTARVDLSGHLLLPAPAEPHAHSDTALSADGEGPVSYEGHEVQRRTTEAALLQLGHGATAVRSHVRVGDVQGLGSMAAVLQARRALRGLVELTVVAMPRVLTGLAGADGLAMLRDAVKMGASVVGGCPDLDPDPTGYVEAVLEVASEQGCPVDLHTDGDDPARLGRLAAMAGGLRPGVTLGPCGGLSRLPSEVASRSADQLAAAGVTVVCLPQGGCSGVDRRGTAPVRLLRAAGVRVAAGSGALRDVSNPVGRGDPLEAAYLLASRYGLRSADAYDTVSSSARAVLGLPEVRVEAGFPAELLAVRGDRLDGALSLAYSRIVVHRGRVVARTSAVREYCNSAVAVTLDLPRQGRTGAS is encoded by the coding sequence ATGCCCGACAGCCAGCCGCAGCCGCACCACTCCTCGTCGTCCTCGTCCGGCTCCTCGGGCTCGTCCGGCCGGACCGACGGCTCCGACCTGCTGCTCTGCGGTGCGCGGCTCACCGACGGCCGGATCGTGGACGTGCGGCTGGCCGACGGACGCATCGAGGCGGTCGGCACGGCCGGCAGCCTCACCGCGCACACCGCGCGCGTGGACCTCTCCGGCCACCTGCTCCTGCCTGCCCCGGCCGAGCCCCACGCCCACAGCGACACGGCCCTGTCGGCCGACGGCGAGGGCCCGGTCTCGTACGAGGGGCACGAGGTCCAGCGCCGTACGACCGAGGCCGCTCTCCTGCAGCTCGGGCACGGGGCGACCGCCGTCCGCTCGCACGTGCGCGTGGGCGACGTCCAGGGGCTGGGGTCGATGGCGGCGGTGCTCCAGGCGCGGCGCGCGCTGCGGGGGCTGGTCGAGCTGACGGTCGTGGCGATGCCCCGGGTCCTCACCGGGCTGGCCGGGGCCGACGGGCTGGCGATGCTGCGGGACGCGGTGAAGATGGGCGCCTCCGTAGTGGGCGGTTGTCCAGATCTGGACCCCGATCCGACGGGATACGTGGAGGCGGTCCTGGAGGTCGCCTCGGAGCAGGGCTGCCCGGTCGATCTGCACACGGACGGTGACGATCCGGCCCGGCTCGGGCGTCTCGCGGCGATGGCGGGCGGCTTGCGGCCCGGCGTGACGCTCGGCCCCTGCGGAGGGCTGAGCCGGCTGCCCTCCGAGGTGGCCTCGCGGTCGGCCGACCAGCTCGCCGCGGCCGGGGTGACCGTCGTCTGCCTCCCCCAGGGCGGCTGTTCGGGCGTGGACCGCCGGGGAACGGCTCCGGTACGGCTGCTGCGGGCGGCCGGCGTACGGGTCGCGGCCGGCAGCGGCGCGCTGCGGGACGTGTCGAATCCCGTGGGGCGCGGGGATCCGCTGGAGGCGGCGTATCTGCTGGCCTCGCGGTACGGGCTGCGGTCCGCCGACGCGTACGACACGGTGAGTTCGTCGGCGCGGGCGGTGCTGGGGCTGCCCGAGGTGCGTGTGGAGGCCGGGTTCCCGGCGGAGTTGCTCGCGGTGCGCGGGGACCGGCTCGACGGCGCGCTGTCGCTGGCGTACAGCCGGATCGTGGTGCACCGGGGGCGGGTGGTGGCGCGGACGAGCGCGGTACGGGAGTACTGCAACTCGGCGGTGGCCGTGACGTTGGACCTGCCGCGCCAGGGGCGGACGGGTGCGTCCTGA
- a CDS encoding TetR/AcrR family transcriptional regulator, whose product MVRMSAEERRESVIRAAMSEFARGGYYGTSTEVIAKRVGVSQPYLFRLFPGKKAIFLAAAERCLDDSIRTFAKASEGLRGEEALHAMADAYTRVIAEEPERLLMQMQMYVAVAAAEQAGDHELGEAVRAGWMRLWDTVHLPLGADMDETTTFLAYGMLINCLVAMGFPSQHRVWEGLYPSARVKGRLEH is encoded by the coding sequence ATGGTCAGGATGAGCGCAGAGGAAAGGCGTGAGAGTGTCATTCGCGCGGCGATGAGCGAGTTCGCCCGGGGCGGCTACTACGGCACGTCCACCGAGGTGATCGCCAAGCGTGTGGGGGTCTCGCAGCCGTACCTCTTCCGGCTCTTCCCCGGCAAGAAGGCGATCTTCCTGGCAGCCGCCGAACGCTGCCTGGACGACAGTATCCGTACGTTCGCGAAGGCGTCCGAGGGGCTGAGGGGCGAGGAGGCCCTGCATGCCATGGCGGACGCGTACACCAGGGTCATCGCCGAGGAGCCGGAGCGGCTGCTCATGCAGATGCAGATGTACGTCGCGGTGGCGGCGGCCGAGCAGGCCGGTGACCATGAGCTCGGGGAGGCGGTCCGGGCCGGCTGGATGCGGCTGTGGGACACCGTCCATCTGCCGCTCGGTGCCGACATGGACGAGACCACGACCTTCCTGGCCTACGGCATGCTCATCAACTGCCTCGTGGCCATGGGCTTTCCATCCCAGCACCGGGTGTGGGAAGGGCTCTACCCCTCGGCCCGGGTCAAGGGCCGGCTCGAACACTGA
- a CDS encoding MaoC family dehydratase N-terminal domain-containing protein → MALDQSFVGRSYPPTDPYEVGREKIREFAEAVGDPNPAYRDPDVAKALGHPDVIAPPTFVFAITFKAAGQVIQDPQLGLDYSRVVHGDQKFVHVRPVRAGDRLTVTSTIEAIKSMAGNDILDIRGEVHDEAGEHVVTAWTKLVSRAAEGA, encoded by the coding sequence ATGGCGCTCGACCAGTCCTTCGTGGGGCGGTCCTACCCGCCCACCGACCCGTACGAGGTCGGCCGGGAGAAGATCCGCGAGTTCGCGGAAGCGGTGGGAGACCCCAACCCCGCCTACAGGGACCCGGATGTGGCCAAGGCCCTCGGCCACCCCGATGTGATCGCACCGCCGACTTTCGTGTTCGCGATCACCTTCAAGGCCGCGGGACAGGTCATCCAGGACCCGCAGCTGGGTCTCGACTACAGCCGTGTCGTGCACGGTGACCAGAAGTTCGTCCATGTGCGCCCGGTGCGCGCGGGGGACCGGCTCACGGTCACGTCCACCATCGAGGCGATCAAGTCGATGGCGGGCAACGACATCCTGGACATTCGCGGCGAGGTCCACGACGAGGCCGGTGAGCACGTGGTGACCGCCTGGACCAAGCTCGTGTCCCGCGCGGCCGAGGGGGCGTGA
- a CDS encoding NAD(P)H-binding protein: protein MRIVIAGGHGQIALRLERLLSARGDEVAGIIRRAEQGDDLRAAGAEPVLCDLESASEEEVSAHLRGADAAVFAAGAGPDSGAARKETVDRGAAVLFADAAARAGVRRHVVVSSMGADPEHPGDDVFDAYLRAKGEADAYVRAHRGLDWTILRPGMLTNDAGTGLVRLEAATGRGPVPRDDVAAVLAELVDTPATAGLTLELISGSTPVSVAVKSVAGN from the coding sequence ATGCGCATTGTTATCGCTGGAGGTCATGGTCAGATCGCGCTGCGGCTTGAGCGGCTGCTCTCCGCGCGCGGTGACGAGGTGGCGGGGATCATCCGCCGAGCCGAACAGGGCGACGATCTGCGGGCGGCCGGCGCCGAGCCGGTGCTGTGCGATCTGGAGTCGGCCTCGGAGGAGGAGGTCTCCGCCCATCTGCGGGGCGCGGACGCCGCGGTCTTCGCTGCGGGCGCGGGCCCGGACAGCGGGGCGGCCCGCAAGGAGACAGTGGACCGGGGTGCCGCCGTGCTCTTCGCGGACGCGGCGGCCCGGGCCGGGGTACGACGTCATGTGGTCGTGTCGTCGATGGGCGCCGATCCGGAACACCCCGGGGACGACGTCTTCGACGCGTACCTGCGTGCCAAGGGCGAGGCCGACGCGTACGTACGGGCTCACCGCGGCCTGGACTGGACGATCCTGCGCCCCGGGATGCTGACCAACGACGCGGGCACGGGTCTCGTCCGTCTGGAGGCCGCCACGGGCCGCGGGCCCGTCCCGCGCGACGACGTCGCCGCGGTCCTCGCGGAACTGGTCGACACCCCCGCGACGGCCGGCCTGACCCTGGAACTGATCAGCGGCTCGACACCGGTGTCGGTGGCGGTCAAGTCGGTGGCGGGGAACTGA